Proteins from a single region of Gammaproteobacteria bacterium:
- a CDS encoding MBL fold metallo-hydrolase encodes MRFAVLGSGSRGNGLVIEAGGTCLLVDCGFSVQELGRRLAQVGRCLGDLSAVLVTHEHGDHVQGVAALARQRGLPVWLTAGTARHKGLADVPDRRLFHCHQDFAIGDLQIQPFPVPHDAAEPGQCVFGDGRVRLGLLTDCGSVTPHVEQCLDGVDALVLECNYEPVLLEGGDYPPALKRRVGGSYGHLSNAQAAALLGRIDTSCLQHVLAAHLSEKNNTPGLARAALADALGAMPGDVAVATQDQVLPWREIT; translated from the coding sequence ATCGAAGCGGGTGGCACCTGTTTGCTGGTGGACTGCGGCTTCAGTGTTCAGGAGTTGGGCCGGCGCCTGGCGCAAGTGGGCAGATGTCTGGGGGACTTGAGCGCGGTGCTGGTCACCCACGAACATGGGGATCACGTCCAGGGCGTTGCCGCCCTGGCCCGTCAGCGCGGTCTGCCGGTGTGGCTTACCGCCGGCACGGCGCGCCACAAAGGCTTGGCCGACGTGCCGGACCGGAGGCTGTTCCACTGTCACCAGGATTTCGCCATCGGTGATCTGCAGATTCAGCCCTTCCCCGTGCCTCACGACGCTGCGGAGCCCGGCCAGTGCGTGTTCGGCGATGGCCGGGTGCGGCTTGGCCTGTTGACCGACTGCGGCAGTGTGACGCCCCATGTGGAACAGTGTCTCGATGGTGTGGATGCCCTGGTGCTGGAGTGCAATTACGAGCCGGTGTTGCTGGAGGGAGGGGATTATCCCCCCGCGCTGAAGCGGCGGGTGGGTGGCAGCTACGGCCATCTGAGCAACGCCCAGGCGGCGGCGTTGCTCGGTCGCATCGACACCAGTTGCCTGCAGCATGTGCTGGCCGCTCACCTGAGTGAAAAGAACAACACGCCCGGCCTGGCCCGGGCGGCCCTGGCGGATGCCCTGGGTGCGATGCCGGGTGATGTTGCTGTAGCCACCCAAGACCAGGTCCTGCCCTGGCGCGAAATAACATGA